cagatcggtttatatggcagctacatcaggttttgaaccgatttgaaccatactttgcacagtttttgaaagtcataatgaaatacgtcgtgcaaaatttcagcgaaatcggataggatttgcgccctctaaaggcttaagaagtcaagattctagatcggtttatacgtcagctatatcaggctatgcaccgattttcctcatacttggcacagatcttgaaaatcataacctaatgcaaaatttcagccaaattggataagagttgcgtcctctagaggctcaagaagtcaagattcaagatcgtgacgaaacacgtcgtggaaaatttcagcgaaatcggataggatttgcgccctctaaaggtttaagaagtcaagagcccagatcggtttatatggcagctatatatcaggttatgcaccgatttccctcataattggcacagatgttggaatgCATTAcgaaatacatcatgcaaaatttcagccaaatcggataagaattgcgctctctagtggctcgagaagtcaagatccaagatcggtttatgtggcagctatattaaaacatggaccgatatggcccattttcaaaccCAACCGTCTTACacatataagaagtatttgtgcaaaatttcaagcgactagctttactccttcgaaagttaacgtgctttagacagacggatggacggacatcgctagatcgacaaaaaatgtcatGGGTGGGGTgtgagatgaatatttcgaggagttacaaacagaatgacgaaataagtatacccccatcctatggtggagggtataaaaaatatatattttaaataaagttGAACCGATAATGCTTAAAGTATTTCCAGCTTTTTATAGAACTGAACTTCCATTTCATTGTCCTAACCaagatcactcccaagtattGAAATCGTGCTGTGTAGTAAACGTGAAAAGTCGAATCGGCCAATCGTCATCTTTCcccaatcccatgacagccggttgtacgtactggattgacccgatggaatccttcatcggcaagggctgccgcctcggtgttcaacacactgctacaacaacatcatctttcccaaaaacaagcagatttcagtcttccctGCATTAACATTCTGACCGaaggtctagcccagtcctaTGCTATTCCCTGGAACTTTTCGGTCTCTCGCTGATTCGGATACTTTCCCAAATGAAGTCacacataggagtggcgataaaaatgTCTTGGGATTTTCAGTATCTCTAAGtatccggtccacccggtattcGTCTAGTGTGTCAACACCAGAGTGTATACCGTGGACCGACCGATGAGGTTATAACAACTCTTATTTGTCCCCTGAAACTTACCTAAATCGATGACCACTTTGTTCAATGCGGGCATGCAATGATCTTCCATATTTTCGGAATGTAACTGAAAACAGAAATTCCTCCTGGGCCGAATCTCTCAGTAAAAATGTTCCCTCAGGTTTGCCTTCCAGCAAACGTTCAGCCTCATAACGATCCATTTTTCCCCAATAGAAACTGGAGCTGGTAATACGCTCCAGATCTGGCACCAAATAATGTACAAAATCCACATGCGAATGTACAATGGGACCAGCGTTGGCTGTTGCTATTGCTGAAGATTGTGTACTTGCTGCTGCCAATGAGGGGGAGTGTGTGGATGATACCAGCGAGGAACGAGGAACTTGAAAACCAGCATTAACAGCCTCGTTTGTCAACGAAGCAGGCGACATTGGTGAATTGTTGGAATTATGACTTAATGATAGAAAGCTGCTGTTGGGCGTCATCGTCGTGGGGGCCAGATTAGCCAGGCCATTGCAGGAGCTATGTTGAATCGAGGAGACATTTGTGGCGGGAGTTGGATTTACAATGGCACACTGAACCACAACAAATTGTGGCTGCGTTGCCAGTGGTAGAATAACATCATTGCCATTGGTGGCTGTAGCAGCATTCCATACCGCGTTGCTGCCTGCTGCTGCGGTTGTTGTTGCAGACATGGAGGCCTGCTGTTGTTGCGTTGGTACTACAAATGTTGCCGCTGTTAGGGGCTGCTGCTGTTGTGTTGCCATTGCATGGGTGGTGGAATGCATTGAATTGCGTTGCATTTGTGAGGGATTTAAAATTCGATTACTTGGTAAACTAGGTACGGAATGTCTTTCTTTGCGTTCCCTTTccaattgttgttgctgctgttgttgttgttgcttttgggCTTTATTTGATGACCTGGAAAGGGAAGGATCCAATATACGTCGAAATGCATCTCGACAACTACATTTACGACATCGCCGTTTGGAGGTTGAACTCGCGGCGCCACCATTCGCAGCCAAGGATTTCGATTTGCGACGACAGCAAACGTTTGCCTCGATTTCGGGCTCTGGAAAAacaacgagaaaaaaaaaagaaaacatgaaAATAAATATACGATGAAAATTGATGATATGGCTAGCTAAAACTGTGCTATCTGTGATTAGCAGATGGTTCAGAAGTTTCAGATCTACCTAAATCTACGTGAAAGTCATTGAAATCAAAcaatttttcatagaatttgCAGTGATTTTAAAACAGATCTTTGCATTGCCAATACAAATCCTATTATGAGAAGTTAATGTAAGGAAGCCTTACCAACAGGCTGTGCTATTAAGCCGCTACTAACTACCTGAACTAAGGTACCATCTTCTGGTAGCatatttgaaattattaatcCTTGTTCTTAATAATAGtaagaaattttctgaaaaatcgTAGAAGATCAACTTGTGCAAGGACTTTTTATGGAATTAGGAAATTCCAGGGATAAAGATACACTGATATACTACTTATAAGTGTTTTAAAATGGTTGAATTCTTTCTATTCTGTTGAGGAATTAGAAGCATGTTCGTCACAAACCTAATGAAAGATTTTAACGACGACATTAAGATGAAATATAATGCGTAGGTCATTATGGCCTGCTTTTGTATTGCATTTCTGGGTTACATTTGTTTTtactgttgttattgttgtggaggtagcgatccttgtcagctactccgtatggagcattctactatccgcaacctgaggAAGCCGCCCGATAGCTCGCAACTTagattctcgtgacagcaatgaacaccacacagatcggaactcaatgttccagcttgtgtggtgctcatagttttcCCTTGTCGGGGTTTTTACTGTTATTTTCTTATAGCGCGAAATGAAGCTTAAGGTTATTACTAGAAGCGTGCCCTACAAAATAACCTAACTTAGGTATATCTGCATAAAGTCAATgctaagtattgggttgcccaaaaagtaattgcggatttttcatatagtcggcgttgacaaatttttttcacagcttgtgactctgtaattgcattctttcatccgtcagttatcagctgttacttttagcttgctttagaaaaaaagtgtaaaaaaagtatatttgattaaagtttattctaagttttattaaaaattcatttactttcttttaaaaaatccgcaattactttttgggcaacccaatatttgatgtttaaattgattgactTTCGGGAAGttaatactcattttcgggacaaagtccctgAGGTCCATCCCACCCAAACTTTTCGATTCCagtttaaacttaatgataGGGGACTctcttttggggagaattttttacaggATTAATAGGAAaacaccaccgctttaaatgttGTCCGATGTTACCGCCAGGATTTGAGCGGGTACAtttgcacgaattcgatatacaatatcagggcgaagtgtaccaaccctaaaaagatattagagagttgaaaaaggcgcagcggagcgggcccaatTCGGCTAgtattgaaataaaacaagGCATCtgtatttgatttttgtttgcttgATCTAGTAAACATCATGATGCTatgtatttatttgttttaatttctaaaaattaactATGTAAATAgcagtataattttttttttgtatatatataagaacaattataaaattgttattttatataCGAAGTATGAAGGTAATTGTTACAAAAaagagaacaaacaaaaaaaagaaaaacaataaatagtacataaaataatataaacatAGATTTCCTTTGTAAGTTTGTTTTCAGGATATGTTTGAATTACCATTACAAGGTATttgttttgacaaaaaaaaaaatatatttatatgtatatatgaaagaaaaatcacaaaaatctaTTATAgattattgttaaaaaaaatgaaaaacgaaaTAAATCTATACAGCTAATATTATATTTAACAGCAACCATCTAAGACTATTATTTGTAGGGGTATTGATTTTTTCTCTGTTCTGCTACGGAGTATgtataaatagtttttttttttgtttttgcattagAATTAGTTAAAAGAAAGTATTCAAGTTATTtacaatttgtaaaaaaaaaaaaaatatttttgtgcgGCGTGCtgcttaaacaaaaatttaagcaacaaatattgggttgcccaaaaagtaattgcggatttttttaattgaaagtaaatgcatttttaataaaacttagaatgaactttaatcaaatatacttttttacactttttttctaaagccagctaaaaataacagctgataactgacagaagaaagaatgcaattacagagtcacaagccgttgaaaaaatttgtcaacgccgactatatgaaaaaaccgcaattactttttgggcaacccaatagtaatagaataaataaatatgtagatacattattattattaaaaagaggaaagtggaaaataaataataaataaatgcttGCTTAAACTGTGCTTTAAATTCAGATAAATAAATCAATCTTTGACAAATTCGGGGCTGGTAGTAAAAATGGTGAAGATGTAAAGGGGActgaataaacaaaaaaaaaattgtaatggtTAAGAGGGAGAAACAAATTAATTATGAATTTGTGTTTCAAATGCAGATGGACTTTTAgtactttatatgaaagcttAAGCCCAACGGTCGGCTATTGAGTTTTCCTTCAactcgctaccaactcggctacgaATACTAGCTTCAATCTGCGatacaatgcaaattttgcccttgaacattttaCTAAGgcgcaggggcaaacttctcacataccaatgagtgcagtccgattcacatttaagctcaatgattaggggcctgctttttatagccgagtctgaacggcgtgacgcagtgcaacacctctttggagaaaagttttacatgggaaaaccaccgctgaaaatttgttctgatggtctcgccaggatttgaacccaggggtttagcgtcataggtggacatgctaacctctgcgctacgctaaCCTCCATCAGCGATGCAGAAGTAAAAATGTTGATGTGTTGAAAACTTGTTGGCCGAGTTATTGATTTCTCTAGATTTTATTTACCGTCATTCTTACAATACAAGAGGCAGGTCTAACCTAGGTTACCTACAGTTAATAGGTATAGCTTTATTAGAGTTTCACTAGGATCGCTATCtgcatgtggctacaacaacaacaacctgaaTGGcatcatagtacctcacaaatgttgccgctgaaaatttgttctgatggtctcgccaggattcgaacccaggctttaagcatcataggcggacatgctaacctctgcgctatggtgaccTCCATCAGCGTTGCAGAAGTAAAAATTTTGATGTGTTGAAAACTTGTTGGCCGAGATACTGATTTCTCTAGGTTTTATTTGCCGTCATTCTCACAATACAAGAGGCAGGTCCAACTGAGGTTACCTACAGTTTAATGGGTATAGCTCTATTAGAGCTTCACTAGGATCGCTATCtgcatgtggctacaacaacaacaacctgatCTGTCACAAAAAATCCTCAATGTCTACCCATATTGCGACCATGAAGCTTTAGATCTTATGCCTAGGGAGACGCTTAGAGCGGAATAACCCATACGTCATGTATAACTCTGAAGGTATACTCGCTATTCTGTCCAAAATCCCTAGGCATTACCATACTCAGATTAAGCTAATGCTGTTGGGGAGTCCCCTATTTTGGTCTCAGTCCCTTCACACTTTTCATACATCACAAAAATCCATTTCTTTAAGCGTTAGAAGCCAATCCTATGGAAGCAAAATGCAATCCCTTAAGAAATTCCTATAGTTGTGACATCAAGAAG
The Stomoxys calcitrans chromosome 3, idStoCalc2.1, whole genome shotgun sequence genome window above contains:
- the LOC131996053 gene encoding uncharacterized protein LOC131996053, with amino-acid sequence MFSFFFLVVFPEPEIEANVCCRRKSKSLAANGGAASSTSKRRCRKCSCRDAFRRILDPSLSRSSNKAQKQQQQQQQQQLERERKERHSVPSLPSNRILNPSQMQRNSMHSTTHAMATQQQQPLTAATFVVPTQQQQASMSATTTAAAGSNAVWNAATATNGNDVILPLATQPQFVVVQCAIVNPTPATNVSSIQHSSCNGLANLAPTTMTPNSSFLSLSHNSNNSPMSPASLTNEAVNAGFQVPRSSLVSSTHSPSLAAASTQSSAIATANAGPIVHSHVDFVHYLVPDLERITSSSFYWGKMDRYEAERLLEGKPEGTFLLRDSAQEEFLFSVTFRKYGRSLHARIEQSGHRFSFDCHDPCVYTAPTVTGLLEHYKDPACVMFFEPMLTIPLHIQT